From the genome of Pukyongia salina, one region includes:
- a CDS encoding phosphoenolpyruvate carboxylase, whose protein sequence is MKHTKEERFNKHVLSRYQIYNSIFMTLPFDAITRTGVMLPLFQEVCKNGFKENKNPTEIVASFFSKYTDNPTPEERINLLFRFIQYIERQVVLFDAIEDAAFTTINNMDGRGTLRNSKEEAEDKNKKEELKAYLHRFKIRPVLTAHPTQFYPGAVLGIITDLAKAIEATDLELIKKLLAQLGKTPFFKKQKPTPYDEAVRLIWYLENVFYHSVSDIYAYIRNNIFEGELPGNEVIQLGFWPGGDRDGNPFVTTETTLQVAYRLRSTLLKSYYRDLRSLRRRVTFEGVDVLVERLETEVYANISLQHGKITLNAETILEQLSAIKDILVRDHQSLFVDMVDDMINKVNLFGMHFAVLDIRQDSRIHTQVMMAIAKAKPELFPKEYMEMSTAERIDFLVRLKGDIDPRSVGDELAEKTLGSIRAMQIIQENNGETGCNRYIISNNQTAENVLEVFAMLRLSGWNEPTVDVVPLFETVDDLRAASDVMEVLYSNPEYAAHLKRRGKNQSVMLGFSDGTKDGGYLMANWSIFTAKERLTEVSRKYGISVIFFDGRGGPPARGGGKTHQFYASLGPTIEKEEVQLTIQGQTISSNFGTRESCQYNLEQLLSSGISNAVFTDDSASLNGEQRETMTRLANLSYEAYSDFKQHPKFLAYLEQMSTLKYYAMTNIGSRPSKRGKSSELVFSDLRAIPFVGSWSQLKQNVPGFYGVGYALQKYKEEGAFDKVRALYSHSMFFRTLLENSMMSLTKSFFPLTAYMKDDPEFGEFWTLVHEEYLRSKELLLELSGQSQLMEESKAMRASIAVREEIVLPLLTIQQYALREIQKLKKENAPEAELAVWEKMVTRSLFGNINASRNSA, encoded by the coding sequence ATGAAACATACTAAAGAAGAACGTTTTAATAAACATGTCCTCTCCCGATATCAGATATACAACAGTATATTCATGACCTTGCCGTTCGATGCTATCACCAGAACAGGAGTAATGTTACCCCTGTTCCAGGAGGTTTGTAAAAATGGATTTAAAGAAAATAAGAACCCTACCGAGATCGTAGCATCCTTCTTTTCAAAATATACAGATAATCCCACCCCTGAGGAACGCATAAATCTACTTTTCAGATTTATACAATACATAGAAAGACAAGTGGTACTGTTCGACGCCATTGAAGATGCAGCGTTTACAACTATCAATAATATGGACGGAAGGGGAACGCTAAGGAATAGCAAAGAAGAAGCCGAAGACAAGAATAAGAAAGAGGAACTAAAAGCGTACCTGCATCGTTTTAAGATACGGCCTGTGCTTACGGCTCACCCTACCCAGTTTTATCCCGGGGCAGTTCTGGGCATCATAACAGATCTGGCTAAGGCTATTGAGGCCACCGACCTCGAACTTATCAAGAAATTACTGGCACAGTTAGGAAAAACGCCTTTCTTTAAGAAACAGAAACCTACGCCTTATGACGAAGCAGTTAGGCTTATCTGGTATCTTGAAAACGTCTTCTATCATTCGGTAAGCGATATCTACGCCTATATTCGGAATAATATTTTTGAAGGCGAATTACCGGGCAACGAAGTGATCCAGCTGGGATTCTGGCCGGGAGGTGACAGAGACGGGAATCCGTTTGTAACCACCGAAACAACCCTGCAAGTTGCCTATCGTTTACGCTCAACTTTACTGAAAAGTTACTATCGCGACTTGCGCTCGCTGCGGCGCCGGGTTACTTTCGAGGGGGTAGATGTCCTGGTGGAACGGCTGGAGACCGAGGTATATGCTAACATTTCTCTTCAACATGGTAAAATAACGCTCAATGCCGAAACTATCCTTGAACAACTTAGTGCGATAAAAGATATTCTCGTTCGAGACCACCAGTCGCTATTCGTTGATATGGTAGATGATATGATCAATAAGGTGAATCTCTTCGGAATGCATTTTGCCGTGCTCGATATCAGGCAGGATTCGAGAATACATACCCAGGTGATGATGGCCATTGCAAAGGCCAAACCTGAATTATTTCCGAAGGAATACATGGAAATGTCGACAGCCGAAAGAATCGATTTTCTTGTTCGGCTGAAAGGTGATATAGATCCTCGCTCTGTAGGTGACGAACTAGCAGAAAAAACCCTTGGCTCAATCAGGGCTATGCAGATCATCCAGGAAAATAATGGAGAAACCGGGTGCAATCGATATATTATCAGTAATAATCAAACGGCCGAAAATGTATTAGAGGTCTTTGCTATGCTCAGGCTATCTGGATGGAACGAACCTACTGTGGACGTAGTTCCATTATTCGAAACTGTGGACGATCTTCGGGCGGCAAGTGATGTCATGGAAGTTTTATATTCCAACCCCGAATACGCTGCTCACCTAAAACGTAGAGGTAAAAACCAGTCTGTTATGCTTGGTTTCAGCGATGGAACAAAAGATGGAGGCTACCTGATGGCAAACTGGAGCATATTTACAGCTAAGGAGCGTCTTACAGAGGTGTCGAGAAAATATGGCATTAGTGTGATCTTTTTCGATGGGCGTGGAGGTCCTCCGGCAAGAGGTGGAGGAAAAACCCATCAATTCTACGCATCTCTGGGCCCTACAATTGAAAAAGAAGAAGTACAGCTTACCATACAAGGGCAAACAATAAGTTCTAATTTCGGAACTCGGGAATCTTGTCAATACAATCTCGAACAATTATTAAGTTCGGGAATTTCAAATGCAGTATTCACAGACGATAGTGCCAGCCTGAATGGGGAGCAACGGGAAACCATGACAAGACTGGCCAATTTAAGTTATGAGGCCTATTCAGATTTCAAACAACACCCCAAATTCTTGGCATATCTAGAGCAGATGAGCACCTTAAAATATTACGCTATGACGAATATTGGGAGTCGGCCTTCAAAGAGAGGAAAGAGTAGTGAATTAGTTTTCAGCGACCTTAGGGCGATTCCCTTTGTAGGTAGCTGGAGTCAGCTAAAACAAAATGTCCCCGGATTTTATGGCGTAGGTTATGCTTTGCAAAAATATAAAGAGGAAGGAGCCTTTGATAAGGTGCGCGCATTATATTCGCATTCCATGTTCTTCAGAACCTTATTAGAAAATAGTATGATGAGCCTTACCAAGTCTTTCTTCCCTCTAACCGCCTATATGAAGGATGATCCCGAATTTGGAGAATTCTGGACCCTTGTTCATGAGGAGTACCTTCGGTCTAAAGAACTATTACTAGAGCTAAGTGGCCAATCGCAGTTAATGGAAGAAAGTAAGGCAATGAGAGCATCCATCGCGGTAAGGGAGGAAATTGTTTTACCTCTGCTTACCATACAACAATACGCGCTGCGGGAGATTCAGAAATTAAAAAAAGAAAACGCCCCGGAAGCAGAGCTGGCCGTATGGGAAAAGATGGTTACGCGAAGTTTATTTGGTAATATTAACGCCAGCCGCAATAGTGCGTAA
- a CDS encoding acetyl-CoA carboxylase biotin carboxyl carrier protein subunit: MSNSYVASVNDSSEYEVSPKAISQLDVISVNEDTYHVIQDKRSTTVTITSADLTHKIYNIRVGNNSYRVVLLDEVDQLIRKMGFSIGQSKLVNSLEAPMPGLILDVQVGAGEAVKEGDTLLILSAMKMENSILSPRDGVIRTVHVAKNDAIDKGQLLIEFEA; this comes from the coding sequence ATGAGCAACTCGTACGTAGCTTCGGTAAACGATTCTTCCGAATATGAGGTTAGCCCAAAAGCCATATCTCAATTAGATGTGATCTCGGTGAATGAAGATACTTATCACGTAATTCAGGATAAGAGATCAACCACGGTAACCATAACATCTGCCGATCTCACCCATAAGATATACAACATAAGAGTAGGAAATAATTCCTACCGAGTAGTACTACTGGATGAGGTGGATCAATTGATCAGGAAAATGGGATTCTCCATAGGGCAGTCTAAACTTGTCAACTCCCTGGAAGCTCCTATGCCGGGATTAATTTTGGACGTACAAGTTGGTGCCGGAGAAGCAGTAAAAGAAGGAGACACGCTGCTCATTCTAAGTGCGATGAAAATGGAGAATAGTATTCTATCACCCAGGGATGGGGTGATACGAACAGTGCATGTAGCTAAAAATGATGCGATCGACAAGGGGCAGTTATTAATCGAGTTCGAAGCCTAA
- a CDS encoding acyl-CoA carboxylase subunit beta, with the protein MNSKIEELNERLAKAYLGGGQARIDKQHKKNKLTARERIHYLLDDNSFEETGILVTHRTTDFGMDKEKYYGDGVVTGYGTIDGRLVYVYAQDFTVFGGALSETHAEKICKVMDLAMKVGAPVIGLNDSGGARIQEGVRSLGGYADIFYRNVMASGVIPQLSAIMGPCAGGAVYSPAMTDFTMMVEGTSYMFVTGPNVVKTVTNEEVTSEELGGASTHSQKSGVAHVTSANDVQCLADLKRLLSYLPQNNKEKPVAIPYETGDEIRMQLANIIPDSTTTPYSMHNVIKGIIDEDSFFEIHKDYAENIVVGFARLGGKSIGIVANNPMFLAGVLDVDSSKKAARFTRFCDCFNIPLLVLVDVPGFLPGTDQEWNGIIMHGAKLLYALSEATVPRVTVITRKAYGGAYDVMNSKHIGADMNFAWPTAEIAVMGAKGASEIIFRKEIKEAADPEKKLAEKEKEYAEKFANPYRAAERGFIDEVILPENTRRKLMKAFSMLEGKKAKIPKKKHGNIPL; encoded by the coding sequence ATGAATTCGAAAATAGAAGAACTTAACGAACGTTTAGCGAAGGCCTACTTAGGAGGAGGACAGGCCAGGATCGATAAACAGCACAAAAAGAACAAACTCACTGCCAGGGAGCGAATTCATTATTTATTGGATGATAATTCATTCGAAGAAACCGGAATCCTGGTAACTCATCGAACCACCGATTTTGGGATGGATAAGGAGAAGTATTACGGAGATGGAGTTGTAACCGGTTATGGCACCATAGACGGCAGGCTGGTCTATGTCTATGCACAGGATTTTACTGTGTTTGGAGGGGCTCTTTCTGAAACTCATGCCGAGAAGATCTGTAAGGTGATGGACCTGGCGATGAAGGTAGGGGCGCCTGTGATCGGATTGAACGATTCGGGCGGTGCACGAATCCAGGAAGGGGTGAGATCCCTGGGTGGATATGCAGATATTTTTTATCGCAATGTAATGGCTTCGGGAGTGATTCCACAACTTTCTGCTATCATGGGCCCTTGTGCCGGAGGAGCAGTTTATTCGCCAGCTATGACAGATTTTACCATGATGGTTGAAGGTACCAGTTATATGTTCGTTACCGGTCCTAATGTGGTAAAGACTGTTACGAATGAAGAAGTAACTTCCGAAGAATTGGGTGGAGCAAGTACACATTCGCAGAAATCGGGAGTTGCTCATGTTACCTCAGCCAATGATGTGCAATGTCTGGCAGATTTAAAGAGGTTGCTTAGTTACCTTCCGCAGAATAACAAAGAAAAACCTGTGGCCATTCCTTATGAAACAGGAGATGAGATCCGGATGCAGCTTGCAAATATCATTCCCGATAGTACCACCACTCCTTACAGTATGCACAACGTAATCAAAGGAATAATAGACGAAGATTCGTTCTTTGAGATACATAAGGATTACGCAGAGAATATTGTTGTGGGATTTGCAAGGTTAGGTGGTAAGAGTATAGGGATCGTTGCAAATAACCCAATGTTTCTTGCAGGAGTTCTGGATGTGGATAGTTCTAAAAAAGCAGCGCGTTTTACTCGTTTCTGTGATTGTTTCAATATTCCCTTGCTGGTCCTGGTGGATGTGCCCGGATTCCTTCCGGGAACAGATCAGGAATGGAATGGCATTATCATGCATGGGGCCAAATTATTGTATGCACTTAGCGAGGCTACTGTGCCCAGGGTAACTGTGATTACCCGCAAAGCGTATGGAGGCGCCTACGATGTAATGAATTCGAAGCATATTGGAGCCGATATGAATTTCGCCTGGCCAACTGCAGAGATCGCGGTAATGGGAGCGAAAGGCGCTAGTGAAATTATTTTCAGAAAAGAGATAAAGGAAGCCGCAGATCCCGAGAAGAAACTAGCCGAGAAAGAGAAGGAATATGCCGAGAAATTCGCAAACCCATATCGAGCTGCGGAACGCGGGTTTATCGATGAGGTGATCCTTCCGGAAAACACGCGTAGAAAACTCATGAAGGCTTTCTCTATGCTGGAAGGTAAGAAGGCTAAAATTCCGAAGAAAAAACACGGAAATATTCCGTTATAG
- the acs gene encoding acetate--CoA ligase yields MSQFHIKNLEEYFQVYRKSVRHPEIFWEEIAEEHFLWRKRWDKVLEWDFNKPEIKWFEGAQLNITENCIDRHLAAKGDKTAIVFEPNNPEESAQHISYTELYQRVNRMANVLKAKGIGKGDRVCIYLPMIPELAISVLACARIGAIHSVVFAGFSATALATRINDSDCKLVITSDGSFRGAKTIDLKSIVDEALTSCDCVKTVLVVKRIHSEIDMREGRDLWLQPLLDTADSNCPPEIMNSEDPLFILYTSGSTGKPKGMVHTIAGYMVYTAYTFKNIFQYNDDDIYWCTADIGWITGHSYIVYGPLANGATTVMFEGVPSYPDIGRFWQVVEKHRITQFYTAPTAIRALAKEPLSFVENYDLSSLKVLGTVGEPINEEAWHWYNENIGKTRSPIVDTWWQTETGGIMISPIPFATPTIPTFATLPFPGIQPCLMNEASEEITGNPAEGRLCIKFPWPAIARTIWGDHQRYKDTYFSAFQNKYFTGDGALRNHTGYYRITGRVDDVIIVSGHNLGTAPIEDAVNEHPAVSESAIVGFPHDVKGNALYGYVILKETGEERNQDNLRKEINQLITERIGPIAKLEKIQFTPGLPKTRSGKIMRRILRKIASGDTSNLGDTSTLLNPEVVQDIMDNVL; encoded by the coding sequence ACATTTTCTCTGGAGAAAACGCTGGGATAAGGTATTAGAATGGGACTTTAACAAACCGGAGATAAAATGGTTTGAAGGAGCTCAATTAAATATCACCGAAAATTGTATCGACAGGCATCTGGCTGCTAAAGGTGATAAAACTGCTATTGTTTTCGAGCCTAATAACCCTGAAGAAAGCGCACAACATATTAGCTATACTGAGCTTTATCAGCGGGTAAACCGTATGGCAAACGTATTAAAGGCCAAGGGAATTGGCAAAGGTGACAGGGTGTGTATTTATTTACCTATGATCCCCGAGCTGGCCATTTCTGTGCTTGCCTGTGCTCGTATTGGTGCTATTCATTCGGTGGTGTTCGCCGGATTTTCAGCCACCGCACTCGCTACGCGAATAAACGACAGTGATTGTAAATTGGTCATCACCAGCGACGGATCCTTCAGAGGTGCTAAGACCATCGATCTTAAAAGTATCGTAGACGAGGCCCTAACCTCCTGCGACTGTGTAAAAACTGTTCTGGTGGTGAAAAGAATTCATTCCGAAATTGATATGCGTGAAGGGCGTGATCTGTGGCTGCAGCCACTTTTGGACACTGCAGATTCCAATTGTCCTCCGGAAATAATGAATTCCGAAGACCCACTTTTCATCCTTTACACATCCGGATCGACCGGGAAACCGAAAGGGATGGTTCATACCATAGCAGGATACATGGTCTACACCGCCTATACCTTTAAAAATATATTCCAGTACAACGATGACGATATCTATTGGTGTACGGCAGATATTGGGTGGATCACAGGACATAGTTATATCGTTTACGGCCCCCTGGCCAATGGTGCTACCACGGTGATGTTCGAAGGCGTCCCATCATACCCGGACATTGGCCGTTTTTGGCAAGTAGTGGAAAAACATCGTATTACCCAATTTTATACGGCCCCTACTGCTATTAGAGCTCTCGCGAAAGAACCATTGTCCTTTGTTGAGAATTACGACCTTTCTTCTCTAAAAGTACTCGGCACTGTTGGTGAACCAATCAATGAAGAAGCCTGGCATTGGTATAACGAAAATATTGGCAAAACCAGGAGTCCGATCGTGGATACATGGTGGCAAACAGAGACCGGCGGAATCATGATCTCCCCTATTCCATTTGCAACTCCTACCATCCCAACTTTTGCCACCTTACCCTTTCCGGGAATTCAACCCTGCCTGATGAATGAAGCATCGGAGGAAATAACCGGAAACCCTGCCGAGGGACGATTGTGTATAAAGTTTCCCTGGCCGGCGATTGCCAGGACCATCTGGGGTGATCACCAGCGGTATAAGGACACCTACTTCTCTGCTTTTCAGAATAAATATTTCACGGGAGATGGCGCCTTGCGTAACCATACCGGTTATTACAGGATTACGGGCAGAGTGGATGATGTGATCATTGTATCGGGTCATAATCTTGGTACTGCTCCAATAGAGGATGCTGTGAACGAACATCCGGCCGTCTCTGAAAGTGCCATCGTAGGTTTCCCACACGATGTAAAAGGAAACGCCTTGTATGGGTATGTTATATTAAAAGAGACAGGAGAAGAAAGAAACCAGGATAATTTAAGAAAAGAGATCAATCAATTGATCACCGAACGTATTGGTCCTATCGCTAAACTGGAAAAGATACAGTTCACACCGGGCTTACCCAAAACAAGGTCTGGCAAGATCATGCGAAGGATACTTCGGAAGATCGCTTCAGGAGATACCTCCAACCTTGGTGATACCAGCACGCTACTAAATCCGGAAGTGGTGCAGGATATCATGGATAACGTACTTTAA
- a CDS encoding carboxypeptidase-like regulatory domain-containing protein yields MKSIFHTLCYFICSITVAQNFTAKVVDSSTGEAIPFATVITSENNGVITNEEGIFSLTPGMIQSIQDSLYISSMGYEKKSVWLPAQKTEVISLDPKTFELGSVYIDGLQLDVEEIVERIKENIDSNYKMSLSEKSIFFRESNFSTMDKVDFQFKKSSIPELNEELIQNLASKIPRESSYYREVAGDFYGDYRSHKFNIHKAAELYDKNKDVSVDGLTEKLEKIFTDNVKKDSYIKIRSGIFSTKMQLDSAAAANEEESKAIKVEVKNTDNELFQERVKDHISELYSQLFFHDGTELDFLEKSNRYQFKLTDYSFINEDPVYVIEFSPKGNKDFEGVMYVNTNDYAIVRLEFDNVRPLKKFGLLGITYRHSVYRGKMLFSKDAGGTYSPRYIELENGHQTGIDRPLNVIEKNKFVKGRRKQNELAIHMNIKASNLKKYEFVVFNSVSISESEFSNASENLKVKATYLSKYDPNFWAGYTIMEPNAAIQEFKVIE; encoded by the coding sequence ATGAAATCTATATTCCACACTCTTTGTTACTTTATTTGCTCCATTACAGTAGCTCAAAATTTTACGGCTAAGGTGGTAGACAGCAGTACGGGCGAAGCTATTCCGTTTGCTACCGTTATAACCTCAGAAAACAATGGTGTGATCACCAATGAGGAAGGGATCTTTAGTCTCACTCCCGGGATGATCCAATCGATACAAGATTCATTGTACATCTCCTCTATGGGATATGAAAAAAAATCGGTCTGGTTACCAGCGCAGAAGACTGAGGTAATTTCCCTCGACCCTAAGACCTTCGAGTTGGGTAGCGTTTATATTGATGGCCTTCAACTTGATGTAGAAGAGATCGTTGAACGAATTAAGGAAAATATAGATTCCAACTATAAGATGTCGCTGAGTGAAAAGAGCATATTCTTTCGTGAGAGTAATTTTAGTACCATGGATAAAGTGGATTTCCAGTTTAAAAAATCCTCTATCCCCGAACTAAATGAAGAACTAATCCAGAATCTGGCGTCTAAAATTCCTCGTGAATCTTCTTATTACAGAGAGGTTGCCGGAGACTTTTACGGTGATTATCGCTCTCATAAATTTAATATCCATAAAGCCGCCGAATTATATGATAAAAACAAGGATGTTTCGGTGGATGGGCTTACCGAAAAGTTGGAGAAAATTTTTACAGATAATGTGAAGAAGGATTCCTACATCAAGATCAGATCTGGTATTTTCAGCACAAAAATGCAGCTGGATTCGGCTGCGGCTGCCAATGAAGAGGAGTCTAAGGCAATAAAAGTGGAGGTAAAGAATACCGATAATGAGCTATTTCAGGAAAGAGTAAAGGATCATATTTCAGAGCTGTATTCCCAATTATTCTTCCATGATGGTACCGAACTTGACTTTCTGGAAAAATCCAATCGCTACCAATTCAAATTAACAGATTATTCCTTTATTAATGAGGACCCGGTGTATGTGATCGAATTTAGCCCAAAAGGTAACAAAGATTTCGAAGGAGTAATGTATGTAAATACCAACGATTACGCTATCGTTAGACTAGAATTCGACAATGTTCGACCACTAAAAAAATTCGGGCTTCTGGGTATAACATACAGACATTCGGTGTATCGTGGGAAGATGCTTTTCAGTAAAGATGCCGGTGGAACCTATAGTCCCAGGTACATCGAACTGGAAAATGGTCACCAAACCGGAATAGACAGGCCTCTCAATGTAATTGAAAAAAATAAGTTCGTAAAGGGTAGGAGGAAACAAAACGAACTGGCAATCCACATGAATATTAAGGCCTCTAACCTAAAGAAGTATGAATTTGTAGTATTTAACAGTGTCTCTATTTCGGAATCGGAATTTTCCAATGCAAGTGAAAATCTGAAAGTAAAAGCCACCTATCTATCTAAATACGATCCCAATTTCTGGGCGGGCTACACCATAATGGAACCTAATGCGGCTATACAGGAATTTAAGGTAATTGAGTAA
- a CDS encoding acetyl-CoA carboxylase biotin carboxylase subunit, producing MKKILVANRGEIAIRVMRTAKKMGIKTVAIFSEADRNAPHVRYADEAVCVGPPPSAESYLLGSKIISEAKKLGVDGIHPGYGFLSENAEFAEEVENNNITFIGPGSKAIRIMGSKLAAKEAVKKYDIPMVPGIDKAITDIEQAKIIAASIGFPILIKASAGGGGKGMRIVEREKDLESQMKMAIGEATAAFGDGSVFIEKYVTSPRHIEIQILADKHGTILHFFERECSVQRRHQKVVEEAPSSVLTPEMRNAMGEAAVNVARACDYVGAGTVEFLLDADHNFYFLEMNTRLQVEHPVTELITGVDLVRLQIEVARGEKLKLKQSDLKIEGHALELRVYAEDPTNDFLPSVGTLETYRLPEGDGIRVDNGFEEGMEIPIYYDPMLSKLITFGRNRELAIDKMIQAIENYKVEGVETTLAFGKFVCEHPAFRSGDFDTHFVKNYFSGDALKKGTKEEEKLAALIALKHYLKDKSKLRLPNS from the coding sequence ATGAAAAAAATACTTGTAGCAAATCGAGGAGAGATCGCCATTCGTGTAATGCGAACGGCAAAGAAGATGGGCATTAAAACCGTTGCTATTTTTTCGGAAGCAGATAGAAATGCACCCCATGTGCGCTATGCAGATGAGGCGGTATGTGTGGGTCCGCCACCTTCGGCCGAGTCTTATTTGCTGGGATCTAAGATAATTTCCGAAGCAAAAAAACTGGGAGTAGATGGAATTCATCCCGGGTACGGTTTTTTAAGTGAAAATGCCGAATTTGCCGAAGAAGTAGAGAATAACAACATAACTTTTATCGGGCCGGGTTCTAAGGCGATCAGGATCATGGGTTCTAAACTGGCGGCCAAGGAAGCAGTGAAAAAATACGATATCCCCATGGTACCTGGGATCGATAAGGCAATAACCGATATCGAACAGGCAAAGATAATTGCAGCTTCTATAGGATTCCCCATACTAATAAAGGCATCGGCCGGAGGAGGAGGTAAAGGTATGCGCATCGTTGAGCGAGAAAAAGACCTGGAATCACAGATGAAAATGGCCATTGGGGAAGCGACAGCAGCCTTTGGAGATGGATCTGTATTCATTGAGAAATATGTCACTTCCCCAAGACATATTGAGATTCAGATTTTGGCCGATAAGCACGGAACTATTCTTCATTTCTTCGAACGAGAGTGCAGTGTTCAGAGAAGGCATCAGAAGGTTGTAGAAGAAGCTCCCTCTTCTGTGTTAACACCGGAAATGCGCAACGCCATGGGAGAAGCCGCGGTAAACGTAGCGAGGGCCTGTGATTATGTGGGAGCCGGAACCGTAGAATTTCTCCTGGATGCTGATCATAATTTCTATTTCCTGGAAATGAATACCCGGTTACAGGTAGAACATCCGGTCACAGAATTAATTACAGGCGTAGACCTTGTTCGATTACAAATAGAAGTTGCGAGAGGTGAAAAGTTAAAACTTAAGCAATCCGATTTGAAAATAGAAGGCCACGCTCTGGAGCTTAGAGTTTATGCAGAAGATCCTACAAACGATTTTCTGCCAAGTGTGGGAACTTTAGAAACATATCGTTTGCCGGAGGGTGATGGAATAAGAGTAGACAATGGTTTTGAAGAAGGGATGGAGATACCCATTTATTACGATCCTATGCTCTCTAAACTTATTACCTTCGGAAGAAACCGTGAACTGGCGATCGATAAGATGATCCAGGCGATCGAAAACTACAAGGTGGAAGGTGTTGAAACAACCTTAGCTTTTGGGAAATTCGTGTGTGAACATCCAGCCTTTCGGTCGGGTGATTTCGACACTCATTTTGTGAAGAATTATTTCAGCGGAGATGCCCTAAAAAAAGGCACGAAGGAAGAGGAGAAGCTCGCTGCTCTTATTGCATTAAAACATTACCTGAAAGATAAAAGTAAACTTAGATTACCAAATTCGTAA